In Haloarcula salinisoli, a genomic segment contains:
- the coxB gene encoding cytochrome c oxidase subunit II — protein MSSHSVPRATLGPPLHGGDVRAPAEVFESIFEVFLVLGTLVGVVVVVYTLYHAVTYRATDGADPYADSVERPELGELPTGGAGGRKVFLSLGISAVIVLSLIGWTYMELSYIEDGPSIEGEEDLRITVEGYQFGWTFVYPNGYESTTLRVPRNRVVRLDVTSRDVFHNFGIPAFRVKADAIPGQTTAAWFTHDETGTYEAQCYELCGSAHSMMTAEVEVVSQDAYREWYRGTDEETANATAAGNQTAPGTATPTENVTDTPTANATGGEPA, from the coding sequence ATGTCGAGTCACTCGGTACCACGGGCCACCCTCGGCCCGCCGCTCCACGGCGGCGACGTCCGCGCCCCCGCTGAAGTCTTCGAGAGCATCTTCGAGGTGTTTCTGGTGCTGGGGACGCTGGTCGGGGTCGTCGTCGTGGTCTATACGCTGTACCACGCGGTCACGTACCGGGCGACCGACGGGGCGGACCCGTACGCCGACAGCGTCGAACGGCCGGAGCTGGGCGAGCTCCCCACGGGCGGCGCGGGCGGGCGGAAGGTGTTTCTCTCCCTGGGCATCAGCGCCGTCATCGTCCTCTCGCTCATCGGGTGGACCTACATGGAACTGTCCTACATCGAGGACGGGCCGTCCATCGAGGGCGAGGAGGACCTCCGAATCACCGTCGAGGGGTACCAGTTCGGGTGGACGTTCGTCTACCCCAACGGCTACGAGAGCACGACGCTGCGAGTGCCCCGGAACCGCGTCGTCAGGCTGGACGTGACCTCCCGGGACGTGTTCCACAACTTCGGCATCCCCGCCTTTCGGGTCAAGGCCGACGCTATCCCGGGCCAGACCACTGCAGCGTGGTTCACCCACGACGAGACTGGGACCTACGAGGCCCAGTGTTACGAACTCTGCGGGAGCGCCCATTCGATGATGACCGCCGAGGTCGAGGTCGTGTCTCAGGACGCCTACCGCGAGTGGTACCGCGGGACGGACGAGGAGACTGCGAACGCGACGGCTGCGGGCAACCAGACGGCGCCGGGAACCGCCACGCCGACCGAGAACGTGACCGACACACCGACCGCGAACGCGACGGGGGGTGAGCCGGCATGA
- a CDS encoding cbb3-type cytochrome c oxidase subunit I gives MSETHDHGLPPKSSVRRWFLTTNHKDVGVLYLITALFFLVFGGLLALLFRLELVTPGADLLGPLGYNQAVSTHGLLMVFWFISPFAFGFANYVVPLQIGADDLAFPRLNALSYWLYLFSGLLMGVSFFQGSTFAGGWTMYAPLNTPAYIPGEGLGATSVVLALIMFTAAITLGSVNFLTTFYRMRAEGLRMRDLPIFSLSINLTVWMMLFAFAALLAALMILASDHIVGTSYFQYANDGSTMATDADNPGASLLWAHLFWFFGHPEVYIVFFPALGVMAECFQTFTGRRLVGRKWFIISMVLVALQSFLVWMHHMFLTGINLPIKTVFMATTIGISLPFDLMVFSLVYTMAKGRVRFTTPFLFSLGGLILFIVGGITGVFLGAIVLDYQFRGTYWVVAHFHYVMVAGVTALVGGLYYWFPKITGRMYDERLGKLHFAVYFVGFNLLYFPMFVAWETPRRVFTYPAGLQLWHSMATVGGFVLAVSFLVMFYNLYVSLWRGEDAGENPWDYATSAEWSVPSPPPLENFPGLPSYADGSLSFLSDEAVRRRLPGSGVAADGSGAETDGGTATASGTPAATGTAHEMGDEHASHASLWPFLIALCGFVAFLGLSGVRTGSTVYVALAAVGGAATLCSLVGLAREPFSAPEMAIAERWPFARVERPKLGLWFFLASDIVLFGAFIGSYAFVRVAYGWEAWHELIPAAHTTMPGLVNTYLLLTSSFLVVLAMVAAERGSRRGTTAALAGTVALGVGFLVNKALEWQHLFHISSGQFPEGWALSTNIASSTFYLTTGLHGAHVVVGLLICGYMTVRAWNGAYQGEDRAIEYFGLYWHFVDIVWLVLFPLFYIL, from the coding sequence ATGAGCGAGACCCACGACCACGGCCTCCCACCGAAATCCAGCGTCCGGCGGTGGTTCCTCACGACCAACCACAAGGACGTCGGGGTCCTCTATCTCATCACTGCGCTGTTCTTTCTGGTCTTTGGCGGCCTGCTGGCGCTGCTCTTCCGTCTGGAACTGGTCACGCCGGGTGCGGACCTGCTGGGTCCGCTGGGGTACAACCAGGCCGTCTCCACGCACGGCTTGCTCATGGTGTTCTGGTTCATCTCGCCGTTTGCCTTCGGCTTCGCGAACTACGTGGTCCCCTTGCAGATCGGGGCCGACGACCTCGCTTTCCCGCGCCTGAACGCCCTCTCGTACTGGCTCTACCTGTTCTCGGGCCTGCTGATGGGGGTCTCCTTTTTCCAGGGGTCGACCTTCGCCGGCGGGTGGACGATGTACGCGCCGCTGAACACGCCCGCCTACATCCCCGGTGAAGGCCTGGGTGCGACCTCGGTGGTGCTCGCGCTCATCATGTTCACCGCCGCCATCACGCTGGGGTCGGTGAACTTCCTGACGACGTTCTACCGGATGCGCGCCGAGGGACTGCGGATGCGCGACCTGCCCATCTTCTCGCTCTCTATCAACCTCACCGTCTGGATGATGCTCTTTGCCTTCGCGGCGCTTTTGGCCGCGCTGATGATTCTGGCCTCGGACCACATCGTCGGGACGAGCTACTTCCAGTACGCCAACGACGGGTCGACGATGGCGACCGACGCCGACAACCCCGGCGCGTCGCTGCTGTGGGCCCACCTGTTCTGGTTTTTCGGCCACCCGGAGGTGTACATCGTCTTCTTCCCCGCTCTAGGAGTTATGGCCGAGTGCTTCCAGACCTTCACCGGCCGGCGGCTCGTGGGCCGGAAGTGGTTCATCATCTCGATGGTGCTCGTGGCCCTCCAGAGCTTCCTCGTCTGGATGCACCACATGTTCCTCACCGGTATCAACCTCCCAATCAAGACGGTGTTCATGGCGACCACCATCGGCATCTCCTTGCCTTTCGACCTGATGGTGTTCTCGCTCGTCTACACGATGGCGAAAGGGCGGGTGCGCTTTACGACGCCGTTCCTCTTCTCGCTGGGCGGGCTGATTCTGTTCATCGTCGGCGGCATCACCGGCGTATTCCTCGGGGCTATCGTGCTGGACTACCAGTTCCGGGGGACCTACTGGGTGGTCGCGCACTTCCACTACGTGATGGTCGCGGGCGTCACCGCTCTCGTCGGCGGGCTCTACTACTGGTTCCCGAAGATAACCGGGCGGATGTACGACGAACGGCTCGGGAAACTCCACTTCGCCGTCTACTTCGTCGGGTTCAACCTCCTCTATTTCCCGATGTTCGTCGCCTGGGAGACGCCGCGGCGGGTGTTCACGTATCCGGCGGGGCTCCAGCTCTGGCACTCGATGGCGACGGTCGGCGGGTTCGTACTGGCTGTGAGCTTCCTCGTCATGTTCTACAACCTCTACGTCTCGCTGTGGCGCGGCGAGGACGCTGGCGAGAACCCCTGGGACTACGCTACCTCCGCCGAGTGGTCGGTCCCCTCGCCGCCGCCCCTCGAGAACTTCCCCGGCCTCCCCAGCTACGCCGACGGCTCACTCTCCTTCCTCTCCGACGAGGCGGTCCGCCGGCGCCTGCCGGGGTCGGGCGTCGCCGCCGACGGGTCGGGGGCCGAGACGGACGGGGGAACAGCGACTGCATCGGGGACTCCAGCGGCGACTGGGACTGCTCACGAGATGGGTGACGAACACGCCAGCCACGCCAGTCTCTGGCCGTTCCTGATTGCCCTCTGTGGCTTCGTCGCCTTCCTCGGCCTCTCGGGTGTTCGGACCGGGAGCACGGTGTACGTCGCACTCGCGGCCGTCGGCGGGGCGGCGACGCTTTGCTCGCTCGTCGGCCTGGCCCGCGAGCCGTTCTCGGCGCCGGAGATGGCCATCGCCGAGCGGTGGCCCTTCGCCCGCGTCGAGCGACCCAAACTCGGGCTGTGGTTCTTCCTGGCCAGCGACATCGTCCTCTTTGGTGCCTTTATCGGCTCCTACGCGTTCGTCCGGGTCGCCTACGGCTGGGAGGCCTGGCACGAACTGATTCCGGCCGCTCACACCACGATGCCCGGCCTCGTCAACACCTACCTGTTGCTCACGTCGAGTTTCCTGGTCGTGCTCGCGATGGTCGCCGCCGAGCGCGGGAGCCGCCGCGGCACGACGGCCGCGCTCGCCGGCACGGTCGCCCTCGGTGTCGGGTTTCTCGTCAACAAGGCCCTGGAGTGGCAGCACCTGTTCCACATCAGTAGCGGGCAGTTCCCCGAGGGATGGGCGCTCTCGACCAACATCGCGTCGTCGACGTTCTACCTCACGACGGGACTGCACGGCGCCCACGTCGTCGTCGGGCTTCTCATCTGTGGGTACATGACTGTCCGGGCCTGGAACGGGGCCTACCAGGGCGAGGACCGCGCTATCGAGTACTTCGGGCTGTACTGGCACTTCGTGGATATCGTCTGGCTCGTCCTGTTCCCGCTGTTCTACATCCTGTGA